A genomic segment from Thermotoga neapolitana DSM 4359 encodes:
- a CDS encoding redox-sensing transcriptional repressor Rex has product MAEKIPKPVSKRLVSYYMCLERLIDEGVEVVSSEELAKRLDLKASQIRKDLSYFGEFGKRGVGYNVEHLYNAIGEILGVKKEWKLVVVGAGNIGRAIANYAVMREKGFRIVGIFDNDPSKIGKEVAPGLIVKDVSDLERFVREEGAEIGVIAVPADHAQGVAERLEKCGILGILNFAPVKIKVSVPVENIDITAALRVLTFEIVRRSR; this is encoded by the coding sequence ATGGCAGAGAAGATTCCAAAGCCCGTTTCGAAAAGACTGGTCAGTTATTACATGTGTCTTGAAAGGCTGATCGATGAGGGGGTCGAAGTGGTCTCCTCGGAAGAACTTGCAAAAAGACTTGACCTCAAGGCAAGCCAGATCAGGAAAGACCTTTCTTATTTTGGAGAGTTTGGAAAACGTGGCGTTGGATACAACGTGGAACATCTCTACAACGCAATAGGAGAAATACTCGGAGTCAAGAAAGAATGGAAACTCGTTGTTGTGGGAGCCGGAAACATAGGACGGGCAATAGCCAACTACGCCGTTATGCGTGAAAAAGGTTTCAGGATAGTCGGGATATTCGATAACGACCCCTCGAAGATTGGAAAAGAAGTGGCACCTGGTTTGATCGTGAAAGACGTGAGCGATCTGGAAAGGTTTGTCAGAGAAGAAGGAGCAGAAATAGGCGTCATCGCAGTCCCTGCTGATCACGCTCAGGGTGTGGCGGAAAGACTGGAAAAATGCGGGATCCTGGGTATTCTCAATTTTGCACCTGTCAAGATCAAAGTCTCCGTTCCCGTTGAGAACATAGACATAACGGCAGCTCTGAGGGTACTCACCTTCGAGATTGTAAGGAGGAGCAGATGA
- the leuS gene encoding leucine--tRNA ligase — MKEYRPQEIEEKWQKVWEEKGVFHTPQRSEKPKYYALVMFPYPSGTLHVGHVKNYVIGDIVARYKRMRGYNVLHPFGYDAFGLPAENAAIEKGIHPEEWTRKNISIIRKQVKRLGISYDWNREIATCDEEYYKWTQWIFLQLYKNGLAYKKKAAVNWCPKCKTVLANEQVKDGKCERCGTSVTIKHLEQWFFKITDYAERLLNDLEKLTGWPEHVKTMQRNWIGKSTGAEIEFPVEGSDTKIRVFTTRPDTLWGVTFMALAPESPLVEELVPDDRKEDLQAFLERVKQQDRFKRTSVEAEKEGFFLGRYAVNPVNGERVPIYVANYILMEYGTGAIMGVPAHDQRDFAFARKYGIPIKVVIKPVDGELDPDKMEEAYEGEGIMVNSGPFTGTPSKEGIEKVINWLEEKGIGKRSVQYKLRDWLISRQRYWGAPIPIIYCEKCGTVPVPEEDLPVRLPKDVEFLPTGQSPLSFHEGFKKTKCPICGGEAQRETDTMDTFVDSSWYFLRYVNPHLDDKPFEPDDVNYWLPVDQYIGGVEHAILHLLYSRFITKVLHDLGYLNFDEPFTNLFTQGMIYKDGAKMSKSKGNVVSPDDMIEKYGADTLRMYILFMAPPEKDAEWSDAGIEGVHRFIRRLWNTFYTILPHVKEETVEGLSLTTPVEKELRRKLHSIIKKITEDIEGGFKFNTAISGLMELINHLNQYLSGVPEDQWNRKLLREIAENLTLVLSPFAPHLAEEFWHELGQEGLVVQQSWPSYDPKALEVEEMEIAIQINGKVRDKILVPVDISEEELKKMVMERERVKEYIDGKTVKKFIYVKGRIVNIVI; from the coding sequence ATGAAGGAGTATAGGCCCCAGGAAATAGAAGAAAAATGGCAGAAAGTTTGGGAAGAAAAGGGAGTGTTTCATACTCCACAGCGCTCTGAAAAACCGAAATACTACGCCCTTGTGATGTTTCCCTATCCCTCCGGAACACTCCATGTGGGACATGTGAAAAACTACGTCATAGGAGACATCGTTGCCAGGTACAAGAGGATGAGAGGATACAACGTTCTCCATCCGTTTGGCTACGATGCCTTCGGATTGCCCGCAGAGAACGCGGCGATCGAGAAGGGAATACACCCTGAGGAGTGGACCAGGAAGAACATTTCCATCATCAGAAAACAGGTGAAGAGACTGGGTATAAGCTACGACTGGAACAGAGAAATTGCAACTTGTGACGAGGAGTACTACAAATGGACTCAGTGGATATTCCTCCAGCTCTACAAGAACGGACTTGCTTACAAGAAAAAGGCAGCCGTCAACTGGTGTCCAAAGTGCAAGACCGTCCTTGCCAACGAACAGGTGAAGGACGGAAAATGTGAAAGGTGTGGAACGAGTGTGACCATAAAGCACCTTGAACAGTGGTTCTTCAAAATAACCGATTACGCGGAAAGACTGCTGAACGATCTGGAAAAGCTTACTGGCTGGCCCGAACACGTCAAGACGATGCAGAGAAACTGGATAGGAAAGAGCACGGGTGCAGAGATAGAGTTCCCCGTCGAGGGATCGGACACGAAAATAAGAGTCTTCACGACAAGACCCGACACGCTCTGGGGTGTCACCTTCATGGCGCTGGCACCGGAGTCACCACTCGTGGAGGAACTGGTGCCTGATGACAGAAAAGAAGATCTTCAGGCGTTTCTGGAACGTGTAAAACAGCAGGACAGATTCAAGAGAACGTCCGTGGAGGCGGAAAAAGAGGGATTCTTCCTGGGAAGGTATGCGGTGAATCCGGTGAACGGAGAGAGAGTACCCATCTACGTTGCAAACTACATACTCATGGAGTACGGAACGGGTGCCATCATGGGGGTGCCGGCTCACGATCAGAGGGACTTCGCCTTTGCCAGGAAATACGGAATACCCATAAAGGTGGTAATAAAACCTGTGGATGGAGAACTCGACCCGGATAAAATGGAAGAAGCATACGAAGGTGAAGGAATCATGGTCAATTCCGGACCGTTCACAGGAACTCCAAGTAAGGAAGGTATTGAAAAGGTTATAAACTGGCTCGAGGAGAAGGGAATCGGTAAGCGGTCGGTTCAGTACAAGCTCAGAGACTGGCTCATATCCCGTCAGAGATACTGGGGGGCTCCCATTCCCATCATCTACTGCGAAAAGTGCGGAACCGTTCCGGTTCCGGAAGAAGATCTTCCGGTCAGACTTCCAAAAGACGTGGAGTTTCTCCCAACCGGACAGTCTCCCCTCTCTTTCCATGAAGGCTTCAAGAAGACAAAATGTCCGATCTGCGGCGGAGAGGCCCAGAGAGAAACCGACACCATGGACACGTTCGTTGATTCCTCCTGGTACTTCCTCAGGTATGTGAATCCACATCTGGATGACAAGCCCTTCGAACCGGATGATGTGAACTACTGGCTCCCCGTGGACCAGTACATAGGTGGTGTGGAGCACGCCATTTTGCATCTGTTGTACTCGAGGTTCATAACCAAAGTACTTCACGACCTTGGATATTTGAATTTCGACGAACCTTTCACCAATCTTTTCACTCAGGGAATGATATACAAAGATGGCGCCAAGATGTCGAAGTCGAAGGGGAACGTGGTATCTCCCGACGACATGATAGAAAAGTACGGAGCAGACACCCTGAGAATGTACATACTCTTCATGGCGCCTCCGGAAAAAGATGCCGAGTGGAGTGATGCAGGTATCGAAGGAGTGCACAGATTCATCAGAAGGCTCTGGAACACATTCTACACAATTTTGCCGCACGTGAAGGAAGAAACTGTCGAAGGGCTTTCGTTGACAACTCCCGTTGAAAAGGAACTCAGAAGAAAACTGCACAGCATCATCAAAAAGATAACAGAAGATATCGAAGGCGGATTCAAGTTCAACACGGCCATCAGTGGTCTCATGGAACTGATCAACCATCTGAATCAGTACCTGAGCGGTGTACCAGAAGATCAGTGGAACAGAAAGCTTTTGAGGGAGATCGCAGAGAACCTCACACTGGTTCTATCACCGTTCGCACCACATCTGGCGGAAGAGTTCTGGCACGAGCTGGGACAGGAGGGTCTTGTTGTTCAGCAATCGTGGCCATCCTACGATCCAAAAGCCCTTGAGGTCGAAGAAATGGAGATCGCCATTCAGATAAACGGAAAAGTGAGGGACAAGATCCTTGTTCCGGTGGACATCTCAGAGGAAGAACTGAAGAAGATGGTGATGGAGAGGGAAAGAGTCAAAGAATACATCGATGGAAAGACCGTGAAGAAGTTCATCTACGTGAAGGGAAGAATAGTAAATATCGTGATATGA
- a CDS encoding YqeG family HAD IIIA-type phosphatase, which translates to MKRLTRVKKVEDINFDELVRRGYRYFLFDFDNTLAPWKERELPEEKRKILEKLSSRARVVIVSNGKPRKVDLPATFIWRAGKPLSFKVWRFLKKEKIDPRRCVMIGDQLFTDVLMGKIFGFHVIKVEPISQKEFLGTKILRLFEKMLEGRCDEDR; encoded by the coding sequence ATGAAGAGACTGACGCGAGTGAAGAAGGTGGAAGACATCAACTTCGATGAACTGGTTCGAAGGGGGTACAGATATTTTCTGTTTGACTTCGACAACACCCTTGCTCCTTGGAAAGAGAGAGAACTTCCGGAGGAGAAAAGAAAAATCCTGGAAAAACTGTCGAGCAGAGCACGGGTGGTGATCGTCTCCAACGGCAAGCCGAGGAAAGTCGATCTTCCAGCGACGTTCATCTGGAGAGCGGGAAAACCTCTGAGCTTCAAAGTATGGAGATTTTTAAAGAAAGAAAAGATAGATCCCAGACGCTGTGTGATGATAGGAGACCAGCTTTTCACCGATGTCCTAATGGGGAAGATATTTGGATTCCATGTGATAAAAGTGGAACCGATCAGTCAGAAAGAGTTCCTTGGGACGAAGATATTGAGACTCTTTGAAAAAATGCTGGAGGGACGATGCGATGAAGACAGGTGA
- the ruvA gene encoding Holliday junction branch migration protein RuvA encodes MIAGIYGKVVEKNGNTVFVSTNSGIVFEIACDTQTCEELEENRECYLYTFLSVSQDGVALYGFSDRKKKDLFLSLMKVSRLGPKTALKILSSEDVDTLISMINSQDVEGLSKIPGISRKTAERIVMELKGKFESTVLKDLKTYHESLEALVSLGYPEKQARKAIKEVLKDGMSTSEVIKEALRILSRR; translated from the coding sequence GTGATAGCTGGGATCTACGGAAAAGTGGTGGAAAAGAATGGAAACACCGTTTTTGTCTCAACAAACTCCGGCATAGTCTTCGAAATTGCATGCGATACACAGACATGCGAGGAACTCGAGGAGAATAGGGAGTGTTATCTGTACACGTTCCTGAGCGTCTCTCAGGATGGTGTTGCTCTCTACGGTTTTTCGGATAGGAAAAAGAAGGATCTTTTTCTTTCTCTGATGAAAGTCTCAAGGCTTGGTCCCAAGACAGCCCTGAAGATACTTTCGAGTGAGGACGTGGACACCCTGATATCGATGATCAACTCCCAGGATGTTGAGGGACTTTCAAAGATTCCGGGAATCAGCAGAAAGACCGCCGAGCGAATCGTCATGGAATTGAAGGGAAAGTTCGAAAGCACTGTATTAAAAGACCTGAAGACCTACCATGAATCCCTGGAGGCCCTGGTTTCTCTCGGCTATCCAGAAAAACAGGCAAGAAAGGCCATAAAGGAAGTACTCAAGGACGGCATGTCCACGTCCGAAGTTATCAAAGAAGCATTAAGGATTCTGAGCCGCAGATAA
- a CDS encoding DUF4911 domain-containing protein, whose product MEYDIYVRVSKEDVHLLNYLLEVEEHMFNIRKYEDGILRIITPFPKEAIELLEGCKEMVDLEIIDVRENPGEA is encoded by the coding sequence ATGGAGTACGATATATACGTGAGGGTATCCAAAGAGGATGTTCATCTTCTGAACTACCTTCTGGAAGTTGAAGAGCACATGTTCAACATCAGAAAGTACGAAGACGGCATTTTGAGGATCATCACCCCCTTTCCAAAAGAAGCGATAGAACTTCTGGAAGGCTGTAAAGAGATGGTCGACCTTGAAATCATCGATGTGAGGGAGAATCCTGGAGAAGCATGA
- a CDS encoding bifunctional folylpolyglutamate synthase/dihydrofolate synthase, which produces MGYLDILRYLYHKRPMSKIKPGLERISLLLSLLGNPHTKYRVIHVGGTNGKGSVTNMISNVLIAQGYRVGSYYSPHLSTFRERIRLNEEFISEEDVERIYQQMEPVLKRLDENEVFSPSFFETVTAMAFLYFAEKNVDVAVVEVGLGGRLDATNVVSPLCSIIVTVDRDHEKVLGTTIEQIAWEKSGIIKNSVPVVTGEEKTEALKVIEEVARKKGSKVYALNRDFAVEVESLKLFENRFSYLGDKVLKDLVLTMNGPHQLTNAGVALKALEAIDLSVSESAIREGLKKAKNLGRFEVIEKDGKRFILDGAHNPHGARSLVKSLKLYFKEPLNLIIGVLDDKDRAGILKEYRNVFDRIVLTRVPSPRMKDFDGFVALAKEILGNVDVIEDPLEALKIAEEKSVTVVSGSLFLVGYVREYLETGKIGEEWYL; this is translated from the coding sequence ATGGGATACCTGGACATTTTGAGATATCTCTACCACAAGCGCCCTATGAGTAAGATAAAACCGGGTCTTGAGAGGATCTCTCTGCTTCTTTCCCTTCTTGGAAATCCCCACACGAAGTACCGGGTCATTCATGTTGGAGGAACAAATGGCAAAGGTTCCGTCACGAACATGATCAGCAACGTTCTCATAGCACAGGGGTACAGGGTGGGTTCGTATTACTCACCACATCTCAGCACCTTCAGAGAGAGGATCAGGTTGAACGAAGAGTTCATCTCCGAGGAAGATGTAGAAAGGATCTATCAGCAAATGGAACCCGTTTTGAAACGTCTGGATGAGAACGAAGTGTTTTCTCCCAGTTTCTTCGAGACGGTCACGGCGATGGCCTTTCTCTATTTTGCAGAGAAAAATGTTGATGTGGCCGTTGTGGAGGTAGGGCTTGGAGGACGTCTGGACGCCACAAACGTCGTATCCCCACTCTGCTCGATCATCGTAACGGTGGATAGGGATCACGAGAAAGTGCTGGGTACAACCATCGAACAGATCGCCTGGGAAAAATCCGGGATAATAAAAAACTCTGTTCCAGTTGTCACCGGAGAAGAAAAGACAGAAGCACTGAAAGTGATAGAAGAGGTGGCGAGAAAGAAAGGATCGAAAGTGTACGCTCTCAACAGAGATTTCGCCGTGGAGGTTGAATCGTTGAAACTCTTCGAAAACAGGTTCAGCTACCTGGGAGACAAAGTGTTGAAAGACCTTGTTTTGACGATGAACGGACCTCATCAGTTGACAAACGCGGGGGTTGCTTTGAAAGCGCTGGAAGCGATCGATCTTTCGGTGAGCGAGTCGGCGATCCGGGAAGGCTTGAAAAAGGCGAAAAATCTTGGAAGATTCGAAGTGATTGAAAAGGACGGAAAAAGATTCATTCTGGATGGAGCTCACAATCCCCACGGTGCGAGGTCTCTTGTGAAATCGCTGAAACTGTATTTCAAAGAACCTTTGAATCTGATCATCGGTGTGCTGGACGACAAAGATCGAGCTGGCATTTTGAAGGAATACAGGAACGTTTTCGATAGAATCGTCCTCACACGGGTTCCTTCCCCCAGAATGAAAGATTTCGATGGGTTTGTTGCACTTGCAAAGGAGATACTGGGAAACGTCGATGTCATAGAAGATCCCCTCGAAGCGCTGAAGATCGCCGAGGAAAAATCAGTAACTGTCGTCAGCGGGTCTCTCTTTCTTGTGGGTTACGTCAGAGAGTACCTCGAGACAGGAAAGATCGGTGAGGAGTGGTACCTGTGA
- a CDS encoding DUF368 domain-containing protein, protein MWYFFSGVLMGAANIIPGVSGGTIAVLMGIYDRLIEAINSLFSRDFKSLKILLPAGFGLLAGVFGFARLLEISLIRYPVPTHFFFVGLVIVSFVKAKEFFSLSLKNLIFFIFGILCVFLLSFSGGAESGGEGLFVLPVAGFVAAAAMVVPGISGSLILLMFGVYDSILSMVSHLLIDKLLVFGSGVVLGIFVSIKVMGFLLRRFREETYSFIGGMILASLYRVFPKEIVLEDLFPSVLTLSASLVFGFLLLKLERRLSAAQNP, encoded by the coding sequence GTGTGGTACTTTTTTTCTGGTGTTCTCATGGGAGCAGCGAACATCATACCGGGAGTCAGTGGGGGAACCATTGCGGTTCTGATGGGTATATACGACAGGTTGATAGAGGCGATAAATTCTCTGTTTTCAAGAGATTTCAAATCTTTGAAGATTCTCCTTCCCGCTGGATTTGGGCTGCTTGCTGGAGTGTTCGGGTTTGCCAGACTCCTTGAGATCTCTCTGATCAGATATCCTGTCCCGACTCACTTCTTCTTCGTTGGTCTTGTGATCGTGAGTTTTGTGAAGGCAAAGGAGTTTTTTTCTCTTTCTCTGAAGAATCTGATTTTTTTCATTTTCGGTATTTTGTGTGTCTTTCTGCTTTCTTTTTCAGGTGGTGCTGAAAGCGGCGGGGAAGGACTTTTCGTTCTTCCTGTGGCAGGCTTTGTGGCTGCAGCGGCGATGGTAGTGCCTGGTATCAGCGGTTCTCTGATTCTTCTGATGTTTGGTGTGTACGATTCCATTCTCTCCATGGTTTCCCATCTTCTTATCGATAAATTGCTCGTTTTTGGTTCGGGTGTGGTCCTCGGGATTTTCGTTTCTATAAAGGTCATGGGATTTCTCCTGAGAAGGTTCAGGGAAGAGACCTACAGTTTCATAGGGGGGATGATACTGGCGTCTCTCTACCGGGTGTTCCCGAAAGAGATCGTTCTGGAGGACCTTTTTCCATCTGTTCTGACCCTTTCTGCGTCACTCGTTTTTGGGTTTTTGCTTTTGAAACTGGAAAGGAGATTATCTGCGGCTCAGAATCCTTAA
- a CDS encoding phosphopentomutase: MRVVLIVLDSVGIGAMPDAHLYGDEGSNTLVNTARAVGGLHLPNMERLGLGNLDNIPGVKPVKPSEGVYGKMMEKSPGKDTTTGHWEIAGVILKKPFDLFPEGFPKELIEEFERRTGRKVIGNKPASGTEIIKELGPIHEKTGALIVYTSADSVFQIAAKKEIVPLEELYRYCQIARELLDEMGYKVARVIARPFTGEWPNYIRTPERKDFSLEPEGRTLLDVLTENGIPVYGVGKIADIFAGRGVTENYKTKDNNDGIDKTILLMKEKRHRCLVFTNLVDFDTKYGHRNNYVAYARALEEFDERLPEIFQAMEEDDVLFITADHGCDPTTPSTDHSREMVPLLGYGRKLKKDVYIGVRETFADLGQTIADMFGVPPLENGTSFKNLIWGESR; encoded by the coding sequence ATGCGAGTGGTTCTGATCGTTCTGGACAGTGTCGGAATCGGTGCGATGCCAGACGCTCATCTGTACGGAGATGAGGGAAGTAACACACTCGTGAACACGGCAAGGGCAGTGGGAGGACTTCACCTGCCGAACATGGAAAGACTTGGACTTGGCAATCTGGACAACATACCAGGAGTCAAACCCGTGAAACCGTCTGAGGGTGTTTACGGAAAGATGATGGAAAAGAGCCCCGGCAAAGATACAACTACAGGCCACTGGGAGATTGCCGGTGTTATCCTGAAAAAACCGTTCGACCTCTTTCCGGAAGGATTTCCAAAGGAACTGATAGAAGAGTTCGAAAGAAGGACAGGAAGAAAAGTGATAGGAAACAAACCCGCATCGGGAACGGAAATAATAAAAGAGCTGGGACCGATACACGAAAAAACGGGAGCATTGATCGTCTATACCTCTGCTGACAGTGTGTTCCAAATAGCCGCCAAGAAAGAAATCGTACCTCTAGAAGAACTCTACAGATACTGTCAAATAGCGAGAGAACTCCTGGACGAGATGGGATACAAAGTGGCCAGGGTCATCGCAAGACCGTTCACTGGAGAGTGGCCCAACTACATCAGAACACCAGAGAGAAAGGATTTTTCACTGGAACCGGAGGGCAGAACTCTTCTTGACGTCCTGACAGAGAACGGCATACCTGTCTATGGTGTGGGGAAGATAGCCGATATATTCGCTGGAAGAGGTGTCACTGAAAATTACAAAACAAAGGACAACAACGATGGAATCGACAAAACGATCCTCCTCATGAAAGAAAAAAGACACAGGTGCCTGGTGTTCACGAACCTGGTGGACTTCGACACCAAATACGGCCACAGAAACAACTATGTCGCCTACGCGAGAGCCCTCGAAGAATTTGATGAAAGACTTCCCGAGATCTTCCAGGCTATGGAAGAGGATGATGTGCTGTTCATAACAGCGGATCACGGATGTGATCCGACGACGCCTTCAACAGACCACTCCAGGGAGATGGTTCCCCTCCTTGGGTACGGCAGGAAATTGAAGAAAGATGTGTACATTGGAGTCAGAGAAACCTTCGCGGATCTTGGACAGACGATCGCCGACATGTTTGGTGTACCTCCTCTGGAAAATGGAACGTCCTTTAAAAATCTGATATGGGGTGAGAGTCGATAA